A single region of the Thermoanaerobacterium aotearoense genome encodes:
- a CDS encoding penicillin-binding protein 2: MSEGLKKRFNVLGWVIALMLITLIGRLVYLQLIKGDYYKEQSLGNAIRSIIITAPRGDIVDRNGVKLATNRPSYSVELLRSDAKGVNLNDVILKLLNILNKNGVKYKDDLPIFLDSNNNPYFNFQNPDESNVSQSVLKQRELQWKKNNNIPSNATASEAWQLLINKFKISKSLSPQDIRGIMAVQQLMLEQGYTQYKPVEIATDANQQTVAEIEENHLDLPGVIIEVKPIRLYPFKTLLSQTLGYIGRMTAEEWKKYSQKGYQITDLVGHYGLESYLEKYLRGTDGKQQVEVDNYGRLIKKLDEVSPKPGDTVYLTIDEKLQQVAEESLQRTMENIRQTKRGPHGEYLPANIGAVVVTDINTGEILALASVPGYDPNIFASGNPPSSIVNELFKPRNATIDPSPIFNYATQGAAPPGSTFKMVTALAALESGVTTVNERYVDTGIYAPTGQENWLYGEYGRTQGAVNVSDAIKYSTDTYFYEMGRRMGIDKIDEYAHMLGLDQKTGIELYETTGIISSKKFKRDYNLSILKSMVKSDSNPNGKITQEQYDKIVSLIDKGNFSDYSTFLQLKKMGITDPKLQMTIWQLMDATKWTLVDTTNASIGQGSNQFTPIEIASYLSTLLNGGTRYRLHLVDKIVSPDGKVIEKEKPEVLDKINIPQKYLDAIKLGMKGATEEGGTASAAFANFPIPVGGKTGTAEVGSHGTKVMQNYAWFVGFAPYDKPQILVTALIYQGGSGAYTAQVGRDIMDAYFGFTNSNNNTTSNQSASNH, encoded by the coding sequence TTGAGTGAAGGTTTAAAGAAGAGATTTAATGTATTAGGATGGGTAATAGCTTTGATGCTTATTACTCTTATAGGAAGATTGGTTTATCTGCAGCTTATAAAAGGTGACTACTATAAAGAGCAGTCATTGGGCAATGCGATAAGATCCATAATCATTACAGCGCCTCGAGGAGATATAGTCGATAGAAACGGCGTAAAACTTGCTACAAATAGGCCAAGCTATTCGGTTGAGCTTTTAAGAAGCGATGCTAAAGGCGTCAATCTAAATGATGTCATTTTGAAGTTGTTGAATATCCTCAATAAAAACGGTGTAAAGTATAAAGACGATTTGCCTATATTTTTAGACAGCAATAACAATCCTTATTTCAATTTTCAAAATCCAGATGAAAGCAATGTGTCGCAATCGGTTTTGAAACAGAGGGAGCTGCAGTGGAAGAAAAACAACAACATCCCTTCAAATGCTACAGCCAGTGAAGCATGGCAGCTATTGATAAATAAATTCAAAATATCAAAATCGCTGTCTCCACAGGATATCCGAGGCATAATGGCTGTTCAGCAATTGATGCTGGAGCAAGGATATACACAGTACAAGCCTGTAGAGATAGCCACCGATGCCAACCAGCAGACAGTTGCAGAGATTGAGGAAAATCATTTAGATTTGCCTGGAGTGATAATAGAAGTCAAGCCAATAAGGCTATACCCATTCAAGACACTGTTGTCGCAGACATTAGGATACATCGGCCGCATGACTGCTGAGGAATGGAAAAAGTACAGCCAAAAGGGCTATCAGATAACAGATCTTGTGGGACATTATGGACTTGAAAGCTATTTAGAGAAGTATTTAAGGGGAACTGACGGGAAACAGCAAGTAGAAGTAGACAATTACGGCAGGTTAATAAAAAAATTGGACGAAGTCAGTCCTAAACCTGGAGACACTGTATACCTTACGATAGATGAAAAATTGCAGCAGGTTGCAGAAGAATCGTTACAGAGAACCATGGAAAACATAAGGCAAACAAAAAGAGGTCCACATGGTGAATACCTGCCAGCAAATATCGGTGCAGTAGTCGTTACGGATATAAATACAGGTGAGATCTTGGCGCTTGCCAGTGTACCAGGTTATGATCCAAATATATTTGCTTCAGGCAATCCACCCAGCAGCATTGTAAATGAACTGTTCAAACCGAGGAATGCCACTATTGACCCAAGCCCTATATTCAATTACGCTACACAAGGTGCAGCGCCTCCTGGTTCAACATTTAAAATGGTAACAGCGTTGGCAGCATTGGAGTCTGGTGTAACGACCGTAAACGAAAGGTACGTTGATACGGGTATATATGCTCCTACGGGTCAAGAGAACTGGCTGTACGGTGAATACGGAAGGACGCAGGGTGCAGTAAATGTATCAGACGCAATAAAGTATTCTACTGACACGTATTTTTACGAGATGGGCCGCAGAATGGGGATAGACAAAATTGACGAATATGCTCACATGCTGGGTTTAGACCAGAAGACAGGCATAGAGCTTTACGAGACGACGGGAATAATCTCCAGCAAGAAATTTAAGCGTGATTACAATTTATCAATTTTGAAGTCGATGGTTAAATCCGACTCAAATCCAAATGGAAAGATAACACAGGAACAGTACGATAAGATAGTAAGCTTGATTGACAAAGGCAATTTTAGCGATTACTCCACATTTTTGCAGCTTAAGAAGATGGGAATAACAGATCCTAAATTGCAGATGACCATATGGCAGTTGATGGATGCCACTAAGTGGACTTTAGTAGACACCACAAACGCATCTATAGGTCAAGGCAGCAATCAATTTACGCCTATAGAGATTGCCAGCTATTTATCAACACTGTTAAACGGAGGAACAAGATACAGATTGCATCTGGTAGACAAAATTGTCTCTCCTGATGGAAAGGTAATAGAAAAGGAAAAACCTGAAGTATTAGACAAGATAAACATACCTCAGAAGTACTTGGATGCTATAAAGTTGGGAATGAAAGGCGCTACAGAAGAAGGTGGTACTGCCAGTGCGGCATTTGCTAATTTTCCAATACCTGTTGGAGGCAAGACTGGTACTGCCGAGGTAGGCTCCCATGGCACGAAGGTGATGCAAAACTATGCATGGTTTGTTGGCTTTGCGCCATACGACAAGCCGCAAATTTTGGTTACAGCGCTTATATACCAAGGTGGTTCCGGTGCATATACGGCTCAAGTAGGTAGGGACATAATGGATGCTTATTTTGGCTTCACAAACTCAAATAATAATACAACGTCAAATCAAAGTGCCAGTAATCATTAA
- the minE gene encoding cell division topological specificity factor MinE: MDLFKSFGGKSNSKNVAKERLQLLLVHDRADVSPKFLEMVKGEIMNVISNYVEIDEDGLNVEITKERKTDDTFVPALHANIPIKKMKKNLR; this comes from the coding sequence ATGGACTTATTCAAATCGTTTGGTGGAAAAAGCAACAGTAAAAACGTGGCAAAGGAAAGGTTGCAGTTATTGCTTGTTCATGACAGAGCCGATGTCTCTCCAAAATTTTTAGAGATGGTAAAAGGCGAGATAATGAATGTAATATCAAATTATGTTGAGATAGATGAAGATGGTTTGAATGTTGAAATAACAAAAGAAAGAAAGACAGATGATACATTTGTTCCAGCATTGCATGCAAACATTCCAATAAAGAAAATGAAGAAAAATTTAAGATAA
- a CDS encoding M23 family metallopeptidase: MKPNKWQSVSYSKNRISNFKKYFGLLENQLIVCLLILGVVMLFKAINVPVTNKTVDEVKSVLNYNSNYENTKKGLKLVMSRIPSLKDDVVKVFSNKADDSKNTTVQVVSSGMIRPVDGVVVSTFGTKVDSSTSKEVKNDGIDITVSSDEPVVAVLDGEVMIADNSNPDWGKVVVIKHDGDIRSVYAYLSEVDVKVGDKVLKGQTIGKVSVGSNKSATMHFEIWENGKPIDPQSKIDFNSAISDVKNEN; encoded by the coding sequence ATGAAACCTAACAAATGGCAATCTGTTAGCTATTCAAAAAATCGCATAAGCAATTTTAAAAAGTATTTTGGACTTTTAGAAAACCAATTGATAGTTTGTCTTTTGATTTTGGGAGTAGTCATGCTTTTTAAAGCCATAAATGTTCCCGTTACAAATAAAACTGTAGACGAAGTGAAATCAGTTCTTAATTATAATTCTAACTATGAAAATACTAAAAAAGGGCTTAAACTGGTAATGAGCAGGATACCTTCGCTAAAAGATGACGTTGTAAAAGTGTTTTCAAACAAAGCGGATGATTCAAAAAATACTACAGTTCAAGTTGTAAGTAGTGGAATGATAAGACCTGTCGATGGGGTTGTAGTGTCTACATTTGGGACAAAAGTAGATTCTTCTACTTCAAAAGAAGTGAAAAACGACGGAATTGACATAACCGTATCCAGCGATGAGCCAGTAGTCGCTGTATTGGATGGAGAAGTTATGATAGCGGATAATTCTAATCCTGATTGGGGGAAAGTGGTCGTAATAAAGCACGATGGGGACATCCGCTCTGTCTATGCATACCTTTCTGAAGTAGACGTGAAAGTCGGAGATAAAGTGCTTAAAGGTCAGACGATTGGAAAGGTCAGCGTTGGAAGCAACAAAAGCGCCACAATGCATTTTGAAATATGGGAAAACGGAAAGCCGATAGATCCACAATCAAAAATAGATTTTAATTCAGCAATAAGTGATGTCAAAAATGAAAATTGA
- the mgsA gene encoding methylglyoxal synthase, producing the protein MNIALIAHDMKKSIMVDFAIAYKEILKKCNIYATGATGQLVEEATGIKVNKFLPGPMGGDQQIGAMIAENNMDLVIFLRDPLTAQPHEPDILALLRVCDVHSIPLATNLATAEVLIKGLDAGFLEWRDAVK; encoded by the coding sequence TTGAATATAGCTCTTATTGCACATGATATGAAGAAATCCATAATGGTGGATTTTGCTATTGCCTACAAAGAGATATTGAAAAAATGCAACATATACGCTACAGGTGCCACAGGTCAATTGGTAGAGGAAGCTACTGGCATCAAAGTCAATAAATTTTTGCCAGGGCCTATGGGTGGCGATCAGCAGATTGGCGCAATGATTGCAGAAAACAATATGGACTTAGTCATATTTTTGAGAGATCCATTAACGGCGCAGCCACATGAGCCTGACATATTGGCGCTTTTAAGGGTTTGCGATGTTCACTCAATACCACTTGCGACAAACTTGGCTACCGCGGAAGTGCTGATAAAGGGTTTAGATGCTGGATTTTTGGAATGGAGAGATGCAGTTAAATAA
- the rodA gene encoding rod shape-determining protein RodA, with protein MFNKKLWKNFDFALLITVLLICTFSAVVISSASHAVETGSYKNVIVQIVAVLFGLVFLFAVALFDYNQIAKLSKVIYALNILVLISVLFIGKVSNGAQSWIHVGPIDIQPSEFSKIALVLTLANLFNEMGEIKTFKDLVNPLIHVLIPFVIVMLQPDLGTALVFLAIFIGMLFISGVKPKVFAGLIAMGTAMMPVAYKILKPYQRNRLLSFINPNLDPMGSGYHVIQSKIAIGSGMFWGKGLYNGSQTQLYYLPEAWTDFIFSVVGEELGFIGATALILLYAYMLYRCFRIAVMAKDKYGHLIAVGIISMFTFHIFENIGMTVGIMPITGIPLPFMSYGGSSLVANMIAIGLLLNIGMRRQKINF; from the coding sequence ATGTTTAACAAGAAGTTATGGAAGAATTTTGATTTTGCTTTGTTGATCACTGTTTTATTGATATGCACATTCAGTGCCGTTGTCATTTCCAGTGCGTCACACGCAGTTGAAACAGGTTCGTACAAAAACGTGATTGTTCAGATTGTAGCTGTTTTGTTTGGATTGGTATTTTTATTTGCCGTAGCGCTATTTGACTACAATCAAATTGCCAAGCTCTCAAAAGTAATCTACGCATTAAATATCTTGGTTCTCATTTCTGTTCTTTTTATCGGCAAAGTAAGTAACGGTGCTCAAAGCTGGATTCACGTAGGTCCAATTGATATTCAGCCGTCAGAGTTTTCGAAAATAGCATTGGTGTTGACATTAGCAAATCTATTTAATGAGATGGGTGAGATCAAGACTTTCAAAGATCTGGTGAATCCGCTTATTCACGTTCTCATCCCTTTTGTGATTGTAATGCTGCAGCCGGATCTTGGCACTGCATTGGTTTTCTTAGCTATTTTTATAGGTATGCTTTTTATTTCTGGCGTAAAACCAAAGGTGTTTGCTGGGCTTATTGCGATGGGCACAGCAATGATGCCCGTGGCGTACAAGATTTTAAAGCCTTACCAGAGAAACAGACTTTTGTCGTTTATAAATCCAAATCTTGATCCGATGGGGTCAGGATATCACGTGATACAATCTAAGATAGCCATTGGCTCCGGTATGTTTTGGGGGAAAGGCCTTTACAATGGCAGCCAGACACAGCTTTACTATCTGCCAGAAGCTTGGACTGATTTCATTTTTTCGGTTGTGGGAGAAGAATTAGGCTTCATCGGCGCTACAGCTTTGATACTATTGTACGCTTATATGCTATATAGATGTTTTAGAATTGCGGTTATGGCAAAGGACAAGTATGGCCACTTGATAGCTGTAGGAATAATTTCCATGTTTACATTTCACATATTTGAAAATATCGGTATGACTGTAGGGATTATGCCAATTACAGGGATTCCGCTTCCTTTCATGAGCTATGGCGGCAGTTCATTAGTCGCTAATATGATTGCCATTGGATTATTGCTAAATATTGGGATGCGAAGGCAAAAGATCAATTTTTAA
- the minC gene encoding septum site-determining protein MinC — protein sequence MLNDYVKIHGSKDGLVIIASDVSDIDALKEKIINRIERSLTFFKGAQLTVKFRNLGVDEKSLDELKEFVLENYGVNVRFKKIQERHLKNVTSENDIFDGLEEGMTKFYKGTVRSGQVVKYYGNLVVLGDVNPGGIVQASGNIIIMGTLRGIAHAGMSGNLDSIIAASKINAMQLRISNIISRSPDNDIEALYPEIALVKKNKIIVKPLYLYGKI from the coding sequence ATGTTAAATGATTATGTTAAGATCCATGGTTCAAAAGATGGATTAGTGATAATAGCAAGCGATGTTTCTGATATAGATGCCTTAAAAGAAAAGATAATAAATCGGATAGAGAGATCTCTGACATTTTTTAAAGGCGCACAGCTTACAGTGAAATTTCGAAATTTGGGCGTAGATGAGAAAAGCTTAGATGAATTGAAAGAATTTGTCTTAGAAAATTACGGCGTAAATGTAAGGTTCAAAAAGATTCAGGAAAGGCATCTAAAAAATGTTACAAGTGAAAATGACATATTCGATGGTTTGGAAGAAGGCATGACGAAGTTTTACAAAGGCACTGTAAGATCAGGTCAAGTCGTTAAATATTACGGAAATTTAGTTGTATTAGGCGATGTGAACCCTGGTGGCATTGTACAGGCGTCAGGCAACATAATAATTATGGGGACTTTAAGAGGAATCGCCCATGCAGGTATGTCTGGAAATCTTGATTCAATAATTGCAGCGTCTAAGATAAATGCTATGCAGCTTCGAATATCTAACATTATTTCACGTTCACCCGATAATGATATTGAAGCATTGTATCCAGAAATCGCTTTGGTTAAAAAAAATAAGATAATAGTCAAACCACTTTACTTGTATGGAAAAATATAG
- the mreD gene encoding rod shape-determining protein MreD, protein MRSIYKYLLIVFAIVLQATLMKYIAILGVKPDALLILVIAFSLLNGSGEGITLSLFGGILVDVLFNNAIGFVTISLLIVAYLTGILSKNVFRESTFVAFIFVFLGTILYNLIMIFSMLLMKYDLNPSYLLNVVIVQSIYNSIITIFVYKYIVRLNSFVKSKKFFFKI, encoded by the coding sequence ATGAGGAGCATTTATAAGTACCTTTTAATTGTATTTGCAATAGTTCTTCAAGCTACGTTGATGAAATACATTGCTATATTAGGCGTTAAACCTGACGCCTTATTAATTTTAGTTATTGCTTTTTCTCTTTTAAATGGTTCTGGTGAAGGCATCACTTTAAGCCTTTTTGGCGGAATTTTAGTAGATGTGCTTTTCAACAACGCTATAGGTTTTGTGACAATTTCGCTTCTTATTGTGGCGTATTTAACAGGGATACTTAGCAAAAATGTTTTTAGGGAAAGCACATTTGTAGCCTTCATATTTGTGTTTTTAGGAACGATCCTTTACAACCTCATCATGATTTTTTCCATGCTCCTCATGAAATATGATTTAAATCCATCGTATTTGTTAAATGTAGTAATAGTTCAATCAATTTACAATTCCATAATAACTATTTTTGTGTACAAGTATATAGTCCGGCTTAATAGTTTTGTCAAATCAAAAAAATTTTTTTTTAAAATTTAG
- a CDS encoding TIGR03960 family B12-binding radical SAM protein gives MSDLKNKIDDLLMKVNKPARYTGGEINSVIKDVDKVKIRFAFAFPDVYEVGMSHLGLKILYSLMNERDDTYCERVFAPWVDMESLMRERDIPLFSLETKTPLNMFDVIGFTLQYELSYTNILNMLDLSKIPIRSKDRKGYPLIIAGGPCAVNPAPLSDVVDLFVIGDGEEIINEILDLVISCKKDNVPKEELLRRASKIQGVYVPSLYVETYNDDNTIKSIKPIEDGIPAVIKRRIVKDLDKTYHPDKQIVPFINIVHDRIVLEVFRGCTRGCRFCQAGMIYRPVRERSKETLIELADKLIKSTGYEEISLTSLSTCDYSQIESLVYDLIEKYKEIGTGVALPSTRIDAFSVNLLNEIQKVRKTGLTLAPEAGTQRLRDVINKGVTEEDLVNSTKEAFKAGWKSVKLYFMLGLPTETMEDVKGISDLAHLVADVYKDVNGTTRGLKITVSTSTFVPKPFTPFQWYPQDDMESIINKQNYLKELLRGKIFSYNWHEPNMSFLEAVISKGDRKVGQAIIKAWESGCKFDGWDEQFKFDKWMAAFESIGVDPKFYAYKKRDFDEVFPWDIVDVGVKKDYLKRECKKAIEGRLTGDCRLYCTGCGIKDLDEGVVCFET, from the coding sequence ATGTCAGATTTAAAAAACAAGATAGATGATTTGCTGATGAAAGTGAATAAACCTGCCAGATACACTGGTGGTGAAATAAATTCTGTGATTAAAGATGTAGATAAAGTTAAAATAAGATTTGCATTTGCTTTTCCTGATGTGTACGAAGTTGGCATGTCTCACCTTGGACTTAAAATACTTTACAGCTTGATGAATGAACGAGATGACACATATTGTGAAAGGGTATTTGCACCATGGGTGGACATGGAAAGCCTAATGAGAGAAAGGGACATACCTCTTTTTTCACTTGAGACGAAAACACCTCTTAATATGTTTGATGTAATAGGGTTTACTCTGCAGTACGAACTAAGTTACACAAATATATTGAATATGCTGGATTTATCTAAAATTCCGATAAGAAGCAAGGATAGGAAAGGGTATCCTCTGATTATAGCAGGTGGACCTTGTGCAGTTAACCCTGCACCACTGTCTGATGTCGTTGATTTGTTTGTTATAGGTGACGGCGAGGAAATTATAAATGAAATATTGGATCTGGTAATATCTTGTAAAAAAGACAATGTGCCGAAGGAAGAGCTTTTAAGACGGGCATCTAAAATTCAAGGTGTTTATGTCCCATCATTATACGTAGAAACGTACAATGATGATAATACTATTAAAAGCATAAAACCTATTGAAGATGGCATACCTGCAGTAATAAAAAGGAGAATTGTAAAAGACTTAGATAAGACATACCATCCAGATAAGCAGATTGTACCGTTTATAAATATCGTCCATGACAGGATCGTGTTGGAGGTTTTTAGAGGCTGTACAAGAGGGTGTAGGTTCTGCCAAGCAGGTATGATTTACAGGCCTGTAAGAGAAAGATCGAAAGAAACTCTTATTGAGTTAGCTGATAAATTGATAAAATCAACTGGATATGAGGAGATTTCATTAACTTCTTTAAGTACATGCGATTATTCTCAGATAGAAAGTTTAGTATATGACCTTATAGAAAAGTATAAAGAAATAGGAACTGGTGTGGCGTTGCCATCTACCAGGATAGATGCTTTTTCTGTCAATCTTTTAAATGAGATTCAAAAAGTCAGAAAGACTGGTCTTACACTTGCACCTGAAGCTGGGACACAAAGGCTTAGAGACGTTATCAACAAGGGCGTGACTGAAGAGGATTTGGTGAATTCTACCAAAGAAGCATTTAAGGCAGGGTGGAAAAGCGTAAAGTTGTACTTTATGTTAGGCCTTCCAACGGAGACGATGGAAGATGTGAAAGGGATATCAGATCTTGCTCATTTAGTAGCTGATGTATACAAAGATGTCAATGGCACCACAAGAGGCCTTAAGATAACCGTAAGCACTTCAACTTTTGTGCCAAAGCCATTTACGCCATTCCAATGGTATCCTCAGGACGATATGGAGTCTATAATAAATAAACAAAATTATTTAAAAGAACTGCTTAGAGGAAAGATATTCAGCTACAACTGGCATGAACCAAATATGAGCTTTTTAGAGGCTGTCATCTCTAAAGGAGATAGAAAAGTAGGACAAGCGATTATTAAAGCGTGGGAAAGTGGATGTAAGTTTGATGGCTGGGATGAGCAGTTTAAATTTGATAAATGGATGGCGGCATTTGAGAGCATTGGAGTAGATCCTAAATTTTACGCTTATAAAAAGAGGGATTTTGATGAAGTCTTTCCTTGGGATATAGTAGATGTTGGAGTAAAAAAGGATTACCTTAAAAGAGAATGCAAAAAAGCGATAGAAGGAAGACTTACAGGCGATTGCAGACTGTATTGCACAGGATGTGGAATAAAAGATCTTGATGAAGGAGTTGTATGCTTTGAAACTTAG
- the mreC gene encoding rod shape-determining protein MreC, whose amino-acid sequence MPRFLKNKQFIFVIVIAVALISAMAYTYGGGRNVTPIESAIGGILSPVEKVFYSVGNSISNFFASVKEIGTLRAKNAELEKEVIKLSKNDIMLQEYINENNRLRDMLNFKDNNTNITTKPANIISKNPGNWFNTFNIDVGSDNGIKPKMAVLDEKGNLVGIVTDVGKDWSKVLSIIDVDSSVSALDVRTRDNGIVRGDSNGNLNMIYIPIDSKIEKGDVITTSDMSMFPRGLIIGRVEKVEKDEGSLLKQAVIKPEADFERLEFVQVVTNMKTTGD is encoded by the coding sequence GTGCCACGATTTCTCAAAAATAAACAATTTATATTTGTTATAGTTATAGCCGTGGCACTTATATCCGCCATGGCATACACTTATGGCGGTGGACGCAATGTGACACCCATTGAATCAGCTATAGGCGGTATTTTATCTCCTGTAGAAAAGGTGTTTTACTCAGTAGGTAACAGTATTTCTAACTTTTTTGCTTCAGTAAAAGAGATTGGGACACTAAGAGCAAAAAATGCTGAATTAGAAAAAGAAGTAATTAAGTTAAGCAAAAATGACATTATGCTTCAGGAGTATATAAACGAGAATAACAGATTGAGGGACATGCTTAATTTCAAAGACAACAATACGAATATAACGACAAAGCCTGCCAATATAATAAGCAAAAATCCGGGAAACTGGTTTAATACATTCAATATTGATGTTGGCTCAGACAATGGAATAAAACCTAAAATGGCAGTTTTGGACGAGAAAGGCAATTTAGTTGGAATAGTTACAGATGTGGGTAAGGATTGGTCAAAAGTTTTATCTATAATTGATGTAGACAGTTCGGTGAGCGCTTTAGATGTAAGGACAAGAGACAATGGCATCGTCCGGGGAGATTCCAATGGAAATCTAAACATGATATATATACCAATTGATTCCAAGATAGAAAAAGGCGATGTTATAACCACATCTGATATGAGCATGTTTCCGAGAGGACTTATAATAGGCAGAGTAGAAAAAGTAGAAAAGGACGAAGGTTCCCTTTTGAAGCAGGCTGTTATAAAGCCAGAGGCTGATTTCGAGAGATTGGAGTTTGTGCAAGTAGTGACAAACATGAAAACAACCGGAGATTGA
- the minD gene encoding septum site-determining protein MinD: protein MSEVIVITSGKGGVGKTTTTANIGTYLSMKGFKTALVDTDIGLRNLDVVMGLENRIVYDLVDVVEGQCRLKQALIKDKRFDGLYLLPAAQTRDKTAVNPEQMRAITEELRQDFDYILIDCPAGIEQGFKNAIAGADRALVVTTPEVSAVRDADRIIGLLEASDVRDHMLIINRIKMDMVKRGDMMNIDDIMDILAIDLLGVIPDDENIVISTNKGEPIVVDEKSLAGQAYRNLTQRLIGEDVPIINLDTNYGLIDRLKSLFKISSSR, encoded by the coding sequence ATGAGCGAAGTCATAGTAATAACATCTGGGAAAGGCGGAGTTGGGAAAACTACAACAACAGCTAATATCGGTACATATCTATCAATGAAAGGATTTAAAACAGCATTGGTCGATACAGATATAGGCCTTAGAAATTTGGATGTGGTTATGGGATTAGAAAATAGGATTGTGTACGACTTGGTTGACGTAGTAGAAGGTCAATGCCGCCTGAAACAGGCTCTCATAAAAGACAAAAGGTTTGATGGGCTTTATTTGTTGCCTGCAGCACAGACAAGAGATAAGACAGCCGTAAATCCAGAGCAAATGCGCGCAATTACGGAGGAGCTAAGACAAGATTTTGACTACATTTTAATTGATTGTCCTGCAGGTATTGAGCAAGGCTTTAAAAATGCAATAGCTGGTGCTGATAGAGCATTAGTGGTTACAACGCCAGAAGTGTCAGCGGTAAGAGATGCTGACAGAATCATAGGCCTTTTAGAAGCTTCTGATGTAAGAGATCATATGCTTATCATAAACAGGATAAAGATGGACATGGTAAAAAGAGGCGACATGATGAACATTGATGACATCATGGATATATTGGCAATAGACCTATTAGGTGTTATTCCTGATGATGAAAATATAGTCATATCTACAAACAAGGGTGAACCCATAGTCGTAGATGAAAAGTCATTGGCTGGGCAGGCTTACAGAAATCTGACGCAGAGATTGATTGGAGAAGATGTTCCGATAATAAATTTAGACACAAATTATGGTTTAATCGACAGATTGAAAAGTTTGTTTAAAATTTCATCCAGCAGGTAG
- a CDS encoding M50 family metallopeptidase produces MKIDDVKIKINPFTWVFILLLVLAGLYIELIDIILTVAIHEVSHYLVAKKLNINMIQIEIFPFGGAAVFDSEIFIRPDLEIIIALAGPLSNAVFIMILIIVSQIIGTQLDYLIRINVLMCAFNLLPGVPLDGGRALKSVLSNFIGLTRANNIAVKISYAISLLLVYGSILTFVNGNKNYVLITMAVFLIISARNERRLSQYFNLRDLIYKKEELFKRGIMNVRTVAVLENQKLIKIINCFLPLKYHIIVVLDKNLKEKKRLTETELFDFAIENGLYLPIGEILSKIK; encoded by the coding sequence ATGAAAATTGACGATGTTAAAATAAAGATAAACCCATTTACGTGGGTTTTTATATTGCTTCTCGTACTGGCAGGTCTTTACATTGAGCTTATTGACATAATTTTGACTGTTGCGATACATGAAGTAAGCCACTATTTGGTGGCGAAAAAGTTGAATATAAATATGATTCAGATAGAAATATTCCCTTTTGGCGGAGCGGCTGTTTTCGATAGTGAGATTTTTATAAGGCCTGATTTGGAAATCATCATCGCATTAGCAGGACCTTTGTCAAATGCTGTTTTTATCATGATTCTCATAATAGTAAGCCAAATCATCGGCACTCAGTTGGATTACCTTATAAGGATAAATGTCCTGATGTGTGCATTTAATCTTTTGCCGGGCGTGCCTTTAGATGGAGGGAGAGCTTTAAAGTCTGTTTTATCTAATTTTATAGGTTTAACCAGAGCTAATAACATAGCTGTCAAGATTTCCTATGCGATATCATTATTGCTTGTTTACGGCAGTATACTTACGTTTGTAAATGGGAATAAAAATTATGTACTGATTACTATGGCTGTATTTTTAATAATATCTGCCAGAAATGAGAGAAGGCTTTCTCAGTATTTTAACTTGAGAGATTTAATATACAAAAAAGAAGAGTTATTTAAAAGAGGAATTATGAATGTTAGGACGGTTGCAGTGCTGGAAAATCAAAAACTAATCAAAATAATCAATTGTTTTTTGCCATTAAAATATCATATAATAGTTGTGTTGGATAAAAATTTGAAAGAGAAAAAAAGACTTACTGAGACAGAGCTTTTTGATTTTGCCATTGAAAACGGACTTTATTTGCCGATTGGTGAAATCTTAAGCAAGATAAAATAG